The genome window AATACGAAGACGACATTTCTCAGATTTAAGAAGGCTATATCTTATGTAAGGTTTGCCTATATAGTCCCCACAATATCAGATCATTTCAGTCAAATTCAAAGTTTTTAATACATCTAAAAAATTAAAACCTCAACAGCAACGCCATTGAGGTTTATGTATGATGAAATGAATAAAATCTACAGTTACTTTAAGGCTACTTTTAGTGAAGTTCCTGGCTTCAGTTCTTCACTTCCGCGCACCAATAGAATATCGCCTTCCTTCAATTCGCCAAAGATTTCGACTTTATTATTATTGGTGATACCTTGTTTCACCTCGATCCATTCTACTTTTTCATGCATACTTTTTACTACAAATTGTTTTTCCATTGCCGTTACTACTGCTGTAGAAGGCACTACAAAAGACTTTGACTTCCTTTTTAGGGATAGTTGTCCCATGGTATACATCCCTGGTTTTAAAAGGTCAGCTGTGTTTTCATAAGTAAACTCCCATAACTCTGTTCTAGTCTCCTTATCAATACTCCCCGATTTTCTAGACAGCTTTGCCTTTAATTCCTTCCCCACTAACGCATCTGTTGTAAATACCAATTGATTTTCTTCTAATTCAAAATTGATATATGACTCCGGTACATACACCCTTACCCTCATCGTATCAACAGATTCAATTGTCAGTAGTTTATCCTGACTTGATGTTCCTGCAAAGTCACCTACATTGACAAATCGCTCTGTGATTATTCCATCA of Flammeovirga agarivorans contains these proteins:
- a CDS encoding efflux RND transporter periplasmic adaptor subunit produces the protein MKKTFISLSLILTFLMGCQKEQEITKVEADQTKPAFLLKTEEVIKKLSIPAEVLPFDQATIHAKMEGYISQLKVDIGDKVKKGQVLLVLDAPEINAQYVEAKAKYMEAKANYEGSQDVFQRIEKASKTDGVIAESERITAKNKMLADESLMKSTKASINAYGQLLSYLTIKAPFDGIITERFVNVGDFAGTSSQDKLLTIESVDTMRVRVYVPESYINFELEENQLVFTTDALVGKELKAKLSRKSGSIDKETRTELWEFTYENTADLLKPGMYTMGQLSLKRKSKSFVVPSTAVVTAMEKQFVVKSMHEKVEWIEVKQGITNNNKVEIFGELKEGDILLVRGSEELKPGTSLKVALK